One genomic window of Pseudomonas sp. LFM046 includes the following:
- a CDS encoding AzlC family ABC transporter permease, with translation MSRITEFIHGARDIIPMIVGAIPFGIIFGTLAGGAGLSAWQTLGMSLLVFAGSAQFIAITLLGGGAGVAVVLLTTFVVNLRHALYSATLQPFVRHLPSRWRMPLAFWLTDEAFAVVQHRYAEQDDSPHKHWYFFGAALAMYLNWQLCTLVGVIFGQAVPNLAAWGLDFAMLATFIGIVVPMLRNKPQVAAALVAGAVALACHGLPYKLGLMVAALCGIVVGVVLERRYRLDLMGEGIACKPGA, from the coding sequence ATGTCCCGTATCACAGAGTTCATCCACGGCGCCCGCGACATCATTCCGATGATCGTCGGCGCGATTCCGTTCGGCATCATCTTCGGCACCCTGGCCGGCGGTGCCGGCTTGTCCGCCTGGCAGACCCTGGGCATGTCGCTCCTGGTGTTCGCCGGTTCGGCCCAGTTCATCGCCATCACGCTGCTGGGCGGCGGCGCCGGGGTGGCCGTGGTGCTGCTGACCACCTTCGTGGTCAACCTGCGCCACGCCCTCTACAGCGCCACCCTGCAACCCTTCGTGCGCCACCTGCCGAGCCGTTGGCGGATGCCGCTGGCCTTCTGGCTGACCGACGAAGCCTTTGCCGTGGTGCAGCACCGCTATGCGGAGCAGGACGACTCGCCCCACAAGCACTGGTATTTCTTCGGCGCGGCCCTGGCCATGTACCTGAACTGGCAACTCTGCACCCTGGTGGGCGTGATCTTCGGCCAGGCGGTGCCCAACCTGGCGGCCTGGGGCCTGGACTTCGCCATGCTCGCCACCTTTATCGGCATCGTCGTGCCCATGTTGCGCAACAAGCCCCAGGTGGCGGCTGCGCTGGTGGCCGGCGCCGTTGCCCTGGCCTGCCACGGCCTGCCCTACAAGCTGGGACTGATGGTCGCCGCCCTCTGCGGCATCGTGGTCGGCGTGGTGCTGGAGCGGCGTTATCGCCTCGATCTGATGGGGGAGGGCATCGCATGCAAACCTGGAGCCTGA
- a CDS encoding AzlD domain-containing protein, whose amino-acid sequence MQTWSLILGMAAITFVIRYSLFAWPNLSFPPAVRQGLHYVPTAVLTAIVVPGMLMPDGQTFHLALDNAYLLAGLGAILIAALTRHLLATILGGLVLFFLLRWALGQLPI is encoded by the coding sequence ATGCAAACCTGGAGCCTGATCCTCGGCATGGCGGCCATCACCTTCGTCATCCGTTACAGCCTGTTCGCCTGGCCGAACCTGAGCTTCCCGCCGGCGGTGCGCCAGGGGCTGCATTACGTGCCGACGGCTGTGCTCACCGCCATCGTGGTGCCGGGCATGCTGATGCCCGACGGCCAGACGTTCCACCTGGCCCTGGACAACGCCTATCTGCTGGCGGGCCTCGGCGCCATCCTGATCGCCGCACTGACGCGCCATCTGCTGGCGACCATCCTCGGCGGCCTGGTGCTGTTCTTCCTGTTGCGCTGGGCGCTGGGACAACTGCCAATCTAG
- a CDS encoding TonB-dependent siderophore receptor has translation MQSVIKFSRLALGIALGITSYSGVAAETMELGNVEVVGDWLGEAKNEDVKNHAGARTVVREQTIKESGASNVREVLRRVPGMQVQDSNGTGGSDISLNVGVRGLTSRLSPRSTILQDGIPLAVAPYGQPQLSLAPTSLGNIESIDVVRGGGSVRYGPQNVGGIINFVTRGIPEEMVRELSFQTESAPAQGGFYNKSSAFIGGTADNGLGVALLYSGIRGDTYRDHSDTQIDDVMLKGKYQLSDIDELYASLQYYEADADMPGGLTAAEFDADPYQSSRPFDRFDGERKQGVLKYTRAPDSDRKFEVTTFYNTSSRGSTLTNGNPQKMTWLRKFPREYEVFGIEPRYSQIFLMGESSHEVGVGYRYMEEDSQEKRFDRSFAAGSNPFAATKKLATYNTGATEAHAAYIDDRVDIGNWTITPGVRYEKVRVTSENHLTGDRREERFSEPLPSVNVMYHMSEAWKLYANYNTSFGSIQHIQLSQDSNLTAEKAHTYELGTRYDDGIWTAELTYFHILFEDQLEIIPGSQPSAWANAGETRHRGFEMAGSYEFVGLDPRLAGLSAYASLALTEATREEGVNQGNDLPFYSRQVGTLGLRYNTGPWTFNVDGYAQSRQFADSANTRPESANGSLGEIPGYGFWNGRGEYAFGPQLADLKVAVGVKNIFDRQYFTRSTDNNLGKYLGQPRTLYLQTSVAF, from the coding sequence ATGCAGTCTGTTATCAAGTTTTCGCGTCTGGCGCTGGGGATAGCGCTGGGTATCACCTCTTACTCGGGCGTCGCCGCCGAAACCATGGAGCTGGGTAACGTCGAGGTCGTGGGCGACTGGCTGGGCGAAGCCAAGAACGAGGACGTGAAGAACCACGCCGGTGCCCGTACGGTGGTGCGCGAGCAGACCATCAAGGAGAGCGGCGCGAGCAACGTGCGCGAGGTGCTGCGCCGGGTGCCCGGCATGCAGGTGCAGGACAGCAATGGCACGGGCGGCAGCGACATTTCCCTCAACGTCGGCGTGCGTGGCCTGACCTCGCGTCTGTCGCCGCGTTCCACCATCCTTCAGGACGGCATCCCACTGGCTGTGGCGCCGTACGGCCAGCCGCAGTTGTCCCTGGCGCCCACCTCCCTGGGCAACATTGAGTCCATCGACGTAGTGCGCGGTGGTGGCTCGGTGCGTTACGGCCCGCAGAACGTCGGCGGCATCATCAACTTCGTCACCCGTGGGATTCCCGAGGAGATGGTCCGTGAGCTGAGCTTCCAGACCGAGTCCGCGCCGGCCCAGGGCGGCTTCTACAACAAGAGCAGTGCCTTCATCGGCGGCACCGCCGACAACGGCCTGGGCGTGGCCCTGCTGTATTCCGGCATTCGCGGCGATACCTATCGCGACCACAGCGACACCCAAATCGACGATGTGATGCTGAAGGGCAAGTACCAGCTCAGCGACATCGACGAGCTGTACGCCAGCCTGCAGTACTACGAGGCCGACGCCGACATGCCGGGCGGCTTGACCGCCGCCGAGTTCGACGCCGACCCCTACCAGAGCAGCCGGCCGTTCGACCGCTTCGACGGCGAACGCAAGCAGGGTGTACTGAAATACACCCGCGCGCCGGATTCGGACCGCAAGTTCGAGGTCACCACCTTCTACAACACCAGTTCCCGTGGCAGCACCCTGACCAACGGCAACCCGCAGAAGATGACCTGGCTGCGCAAATTCCCCCGCGAGTACGAAGTCTTCGGTATCGAACCGCGCTACTCGCAGATCTTCCTGATGGGTGAAAGCAGTCACGAAGTGGGTGTCGGCTACCGCTACATGGAGGAGGACTCCCAGGAGAAGCGCTTCGATCGCAGTTTCGCCGCAGGTTCCAATCCCTTTGCCGCAACCAAGAAGCTGGCCACCTACAACACCGGCGCCACCGAAGCCCATGCCGCCTATATCGACGACCGCGTCGACATCGGCAACTGGACCATCACGCCTGGCGTGCGCTACGAAAAAGTGCGCGTGACCTCCGAGAACCACCTCACCGGCGACCGCCGCGAGGAGCGTTTCAGCGAGCCGCTGCCGTCGGTGAACGTCATGTACCACATGTCCGAGGCCTGGAAGCTCTACGCCAACTACAACACTTCCTTCGGCAGCATCCAGCACATCCAGCTGTCCCAGGACAGCAACCTGACCGCGGAAAAGGCCCATACCTATGAGCTGGGTACGCGCTACGACGACGGCATCTGGACAGCCGAGCTGACCTACTTCCACATCCTCTTCGAGGACCAGCTGGAAATCATTCCGGGCTCCCAGCCGAGCGCCTGGGCCAACGCCGGGGAAACCCGCCACCGTGGCTTCGAGATGGCGGGCAGCTACGAGTTCGTCGGCCTTGACCCGCGCCTGGCTGGCCTCTCGGCCTATGCCTCGCTGGCACTGACCGAGGCCACGCGCGAGGAAGGCGTGAACCAGGGCAACGACCTGCCGTTCTACTCCCGCCAGGTGGGCACCCTTGGCTTGCGCTACAACACCGGCCCCTGGACCTTCAACGTGGATGGTTATGCCCAGTCCCGCCAGTTCGCCGACTCGGCCAACACCCGCCCGGAAAGCGCCAACGGCTCGCTGGGTGAGATTCCGGGGTACGGCTTCTGGAATGGCCGCGGCGAATACGCCTTCGGTCCGCAACTGGCTGACCTGAAGGTGGCGGTCGGCGTGAAGAACATCTTCGACCGTCAGTACTTCACCCGCTCCACCGACAACAATCTGGGCAAGTACCTGGGCCAGCCGCGGACTCTGTACCTGCAGACCAGCGTGGCCTTCTGA
- a CDS encoding MFS transporter, whose protein sequence is MSQHSQFALLGTRRFLPFFVTQLLGAFNDNIFKQSLILAILYKLAISGDKSIFTNLCALLFILPFFLFSALGGQFGEKFAKDALIRAIKLAEVAIMTVGALGFFFDSLPLLFLALFAMGTHSALFGPVKYSILPQVLQENELVGGNALVEMGTFLAILAGTISAGIMMSSEHYEPVVACAIVLTAGLGYLVSRGIPRAAAALPELKLDWNIFRQSWQILRMGLGQRPSVSRSLVGNSWFWFLGAVYLTQIPAYSKELLHGDESVVTLILTVFSVGIALGSMLCERLSGGKVEVGLVPFGSIGLTLFGLLLWWHSGGFPEGAQPHDWLAVLGHGQAWLILGDILGIGLFGGFYIVPLYALIQARTAENERARVIAANNILNALFMVVSAIASILFLSVAGLSIPELFLVVSLMNIAVNSYIFKIVPEFSMRFLVWLLGHSMYRVEHKGLEAIPEEGPAVLVCNHVSFVDALLIGGAVRRPVRFVMYYKIYQLPVLNFIFRTAGTVPIAARHEDLLIYDAAFKKIAEYLKNGEVVCIFPEGKLTGDGEMNEFKGGIERILEENPVPVIPMALQGLWGSFFSRDPAKGVFKRFWSRIRLVAGAPMLPHQADRQTLQGLVADLRGDVR, encoded by the coding sequence ATGAGCCAACACTCGCAATTCGCCCTGCTGGGCACGCGGCGGTTCCTGCCGTTCTTCGTGACCCAGTTGCTCGGCGCCTTCAACGACAACATCTTCAAGCAGTCACTGATCCTCGCCATCCTCTACAAGCTCGCCATTTCCGGCGACAAGAGCATCTTCACCAACCTCTGCGCGTTGCTGTTCATCCTGCCGTTCTTCCTCTTTTCGGCCCTGGGTGGGCAGTTCGGTGAGAAGTTCGCCAAGGACGCGCTGATCCGCGCCATCAAGCTGGCGGAGGTGGCCATCATGACGGTGGGCGCCCTGGGGTTCTTCTTCGACAGCCTGCCGCTGCTGTTCCTGGCGCTGTTCGCCATGGGCACGCACTCGGCGCTGTTCGGCCCGGTGAAGTATTCGATCCTGCCGCAAGTGCTGCAGGAGAACGAGCTGGTGGGCGGCAACGCCCTGGTGGAGATGGGCACCTTCCTGGCCATTCTCGCCGGCACCATCAGCGCCGGCATCATGATGTCCTCCGAGCACTACGAACCGGTGGTGGCGTGTGCCATCGTGCTCACCGCCGGCCTGGGGTATCTGGTCAGCCGGGGTATTCCCCGTGCGGCGGCGGCCCTGCCGGAGCTCAAGCTGGACTGGAACATCTTCCGCCAGTCCTGGCAGATCCTGCGGATGGGCCTTGGCCAGCGGCCTTCGGTATCGCGCTCGCTGGTGGGCAACTCCTGGTTCTGGTTCCTCGGCGCCGTCTATCTGACCCAGATTCCGGCCTACTCCAAGGAACTCTTGCACGGCGACGAGAGCGTGGTGACCCTGATCCTCACCGTGTTCTCGGTGGGTATCGCGCTGGGTTCCATGCTGTGCGAGCGGCTATCGGGCGGCAAGGTGGAGGTCGGCCTGGTGCCCTTCGGTTCCATCGGCCTGACGCTCTTCGGCTTGCTGCTCTGGTGGCATTCCGGCGGTTTCCCGGAGGGCGCCCAGCCCCACGACTGGCTGGCGGTGCTGGGCCACGGCCAGGCCTGGCTGATCCTTGGCGACATCCTTGGCATCGGCCTGTTCGGTGGCTTCTACATCGTGCCGCTCTACGCGCTGATCCAGGCGCGCACGGCGGAAAACGAGCGTGCCCGGGTGATCGCCGCCAACAACATCCTCAATGCGCTGTTCATGGTGGTGTCGGCCATCGCCTCGATCCTCTTCCTCAGCGTTGCCGGGCTGTCGATCCCCGAACTGTTCCTGGTGGTGTCGCTGATGAACATCGCGGTGAACAGCTACATCTTCAAGATCGTTCCCGAGTTCAGCATGCGTTTTCTGGTCTGGCTCCTGGGCCATTCCATGTACCGGGTGGAGCACAAGGGGCTTGAGGCGATCCCGGAAGAGGGGCCGGCCGTGCTGGTGTGCAACCACGTGTCCTTCGTCGATGCCTTGTTGATCGGCGGCGCGGTGCGGCGGCCGGTGCGCTTCGTCATGTACTACAAGATCTACCAACTACCGGTGCTGAACTTCATTTTCCGCACCGCGGGTACCGTGCCCATCGCCGCGCGGCATGAGGACCTGCTGATCTACGACGCCGCCTTCAAGAAGATTGCCGAGTACCTGAAGAACGGCGAGGTGGTGTGCATCTTCCCGGAGGGCAAGTTGACCGGTGACGGGGAGATGAATGAGTTCAAGGGCGGAATCGAGCGCATTCTCGAAGAGAATCCGGTGCCGGTCATTCCCATGGCGCTGCAGGGGCTCTGGGGCAGCTTTTTCAGCCGCGACCCGGCCAAGGGTGTGTTCAAGCGCTTCTGGTCGCGCATCCGCCTGGTGGCCGGTGCGCCCATGTTGCCGCATCAGGCCGACCGCCAGACCCTGCAGGGGCTGGTGGCCGATCTGCGAGGCGATGTGCGCTGA
- the sugE gene encoding quaternary ammonium compound efflux SMR transporter SugE — protein MSWIILFFAGLFEVGWAVGLKYTDGFSKPLPTALTVIAMLISLGLLGLAMKELPLGTAYAIWTGVGAVGTVIAGVILFGESMALVRLLSVALIISGLIGLKLSH, from the coding sequence ATGTCCTGGATCATTCTTTTCTTCGCCGGCCTGTTCGAGGTGGGTTGGGCCGTCGGCCTGAAGTACACCGACGGCTTCAGCAAGCCACTGCCAACCGCCCTCACCGTCATCGCCATGCTCATCAGCCTGGGCCTGCTCGGCCTGGCCATGAAGGAACTGCCGCTTGGCACCGCCTACGCCATCTGGACGGGAGTCGGCGCCGTGGGCACCGTGATCGCCGGCGTCATCCTCTTCGGCGAATCCATGGCGCTGGTGCGCCTGCTCAGCGTGGCCCTGATCATCAGCGGCCTGATCGGCCTGAAACTCAGCCATTGA
- the rdgC gene encoding recombination-associated protein RdgC, which produces MWFRNLLVYRLTQDLKIDAEALEAALATKPARPCASQELTTYGFVAPFGKGADAPLVHVSEGFFLIAARKEERILPGSVVRDALKEKVDEIEAEQMRKVYKKERDQLKDEIVQTFLPRAFIRKSATFAAIAPAQGLILVDASSPKRAEDLLSTLREAIGSLPVRPVSVKIAPTATLTQWVQTQEAATDFYVLDECELRDTDEDGGVVRCKRQDLTSDEIQLHLTSGKLVTQLSLAWQDKLSFILDDKLVIKRLRFEDLLQEKAEQDGGDDSLSQLDASFTLMMLTLVEFIPQLFEALGGEEIPQGV; this is translated from the coding sequence ATGTGGTTTCGCAACCTGCTTGTCTATCGCCTCACCCAGGATCTGAAGATTGACGCCGAGGCGCTGGAAGCCGCGCTGGCCACCAAGCCGGCCCGGCCGTGCGCCAGCCAGGAGCTGACCACCTATGGTTTCGTGGCGCCCTTCGGCAAGGGCGCGGATGCGCCGCTGGTCCACGTGAGTGAAGGCTTCTTCCTGATCGCCGCGCGCAAGGAAGAACGCATCCTCCCCGGTAGCGTGGTGCGCGATGCGCTGAAAGAAAAAGTCGATGAGATCGAAGCCGAGCAGATGCGCAAGGTCTACAAGAAGGAGCGCGATCAATTGAAGGACGAGATCGTCCAGACCTTCCTGCCGCGCGCCTTCATCCGAAAATCCGCCACCTTCGCCGCCATCGCCCCGGCCCAGGGCCTGATCCTGGTCGACGCTTCCAGCCCGAAGCGCGCCGAAGACCTGCTCTCCACCCTGCGTGAAGCCATCGGCTCGCTGCCGGTCCGCCCGGTTTCGGTGAAAATCGCCCCCACCGCCACCCTCACCCAGTGGGTCCAGACCCAGGAAGCCGCCACCGACTTCTATGTGCTGGACGAGTGCGAACTGCGCGACACCGACGAAGACGGCGGTGTGGTCCGCTGCAAGCGCCAGGACCTGACCAGCGACGAAATCCAGCTGCACCTGACCTCCGGCAAGCTGGTCACCCAGTTGTCCCTGGCCTGGCAGGACAAGCTCTCCTTCATCCTCGACGACAAACTGGTGATCAAGCGCCTGCGCTTCGAAGACCTGCTGCAGGAAAAGGCCGAGCAGGACGGCGGCGACGACTCCCTCAGCCAGCTCGATGCCAGCTTCACCCTGATGATGCTGACCCTGGTGGAGTTCATCCCCCAGCTCTTCGAAGCCCTTGGCGGCGAAGAGATCCCCCAGGGCGTCTGA
- a CDS encoding FKBP-type peptidyl-prolyl cis-trans isomerase yields MKQHRLAAAVALVGLVLAGCDSQTSVELKTPAQKASYGIGLNMGKSLAQEGMDDLDPKAVAQGIEDAIGKKEQRLKDEELVEAFAFLQKRAEERMTALNAENAKAGKKFLEDNGKREGVVTTASGLQYEIVKKADGPQPKATDVVTVHYEGKLTDGTVFDSSIKRGSPIDLPVNGVIPGWVEGLQLMHVGEKVKLYIPSELAYGEQSPSPAIPANSVLVFDLELIGIKDQAAADKQ; encoded by the coding sequence ATGAAACAACATCGGTTGGCGGCCGCTGTGGCCCTCGTGGGCCTGGTTCTCGCGGGCTGCGATTCGCAGACCAGCGTTGAACTCAAGACTCCGGCCCAGAAGGCCTCCTACGGTATCGGCCTGAACATGGGCAAGAGCCTTGCGCAGGAAGGCATGGACGACCTCGATCCCAAGGCCGTCGCCCAGGGCATCGAAGACGCCATCGGTAAGAAAGAGCAGCGCCTGAAGGACGAAGAGCTGGTTGAAGCCTTCGCATTCCTGCAGAAGCGTGCTGAAGAGCGCATGACCGCGCTGAACGCCGAGAACGCCAAAGCCGGCAAGAAATTCCTCGAAGACAACGGCAAGCGCGAAGGCGTGGTGACCACCGCCTCCGGCCTGCAGTACGAAATCGTGAAGAAGGCCGATGGCCCGCAGCCGAAAGCCACCGACGTGGTGACCGTCCACTACGAAGGCAAGCTGACCGACGGCACCGTCTTCGACAGCTCCATCAAGCGTGGCAGCCCGATCGATCTGCCGGTCAACGGCGTGATCCCCGGCTGGGTCGAAGGCCTGCAACTGATGCACGTGGGCGAGAAGGTCAAGCTCTACATCCCCAGCGAGCTGGCCTATGGCGAGCAGAGCCCGAGCCCGGCCATCCCGGCCAACTCGGTGCTGGTGTTCGACCTGGAACTGATCGGCATCAAGGACCAGGCTGCTGCCGACAAGCAATAA
- a CDS encoding YkvA family protein, whose protein sequence is MNAPWNFQRYLTLAQRFLAGGRLPALLLAVSRKSASQSGRLGAVKEDLRLLLSLANAWVRGEYRQINPKAFLAVVGALLYFVTPLDALPDWLVGMGFVDDLAVLAWVLKTWSGELDAFRAWRNAQTPDVQAALERLPAPDGQ, encoded by the coding sequence ATGAACGCACCCTGGAATTTCCAGCGTTACCTGACTTTGGCGCAGCGTTTCCTCGCTGGTGGCCGATTGCCTGCCCTGTTGCTGGCCGTTTCCCGCAAAAGCGCGAGCCAGAGCGGTCGGCTCGGGGCGGTGAAGGAAGACCTGCGACTGTTACTGTCCCTCGCCAATGCCTGGGTGCGGGGCGAGTACCGGCAGATCAATCCCAAGGCCTTTCTCGCCGTGGTGGGAGCATTGCTCTACTTCGTCACCCCGTTGGATGCGCTGCCGGATTGGCTGGTGGGCATGGGCTTCGTCGACGATCTGGCGGTGCTGGCCTGGGTGCTCAAGACCTGGAGTGGCGAGTTGGATGCCTTCCGCGCCTGGCGCAACGCACAGACGCCGGACGTACAGGCCGCACTGGAACGCCTACCCGCGCCGGATGGTCAGTGA
- a CDS encoding ABC transporter substrate-binding protein has protein sequence MTRHFQLVFCLLASLWPGLLLAEELRVGFGPADGMPYVDVSDHALLGGFIHRLGERIGKDLAVTVSFVETPNKRIEESLKSGRIHVICNANPEWMVDAAAYHWSPPLFEEEDVLVQHRDSPPISSLADLKGKVLGTSLGFAYSVPLMEAFANHDVERKDVRDLDTRINLLSRKRLDAIIDMRRALAYELTVRPDAPLVFSPWVVERYPLHCAYGSRLPVAPERLDATLQGLRDSGELELLLQSEQHRAALQDH, from the coding sequence GTGACGCGGCATTTCCAGTTGGTTTTCTGTCTGCTTGCCAGCCTCTGGCCGGGTCTCCTGCTGGCCGAGGAATTGCGCGTGGGCTTCGGCCCGGCCGACGGCATGCCCTATGTGGATGTGAGCGACCACGCCCTGCTCGGCGGTTTTATCCACCGCCTTGGCGAACGCATCGGCAAGGACCTCGCGGTAACCGTGAGTTTCGTCGAAACCCCCAACAAGCGCATCGAGGAATCCCTGAAGAGCGGGCGCATCCATGTGATCTGCAATGCCAATCCCGAGTGGATGGTGGACGCCGCCGCGTATCACTGGTCGCCGCCGCTGTTCGAAGAGGAAGACGTGCTTGTGCAGCACCGCGATAGCCCGCCCATCAGCAGCCTGGCCGACCTCAAGGGCAAGGTCCTGGGCACCAGCCTGGGATTTGCCTACAGCGTTCCCCTGATGGAAGCCTTCGCGAATCATGATGTGGAAAGGAAGGATGTGCGCGACCTGGATACGCGCATCAATCTGCTGAGCCGCAAGCGCCTGGACGCCATCATCGACATGCGCCGCGCGCTCGCCTACGAACTCACCGTGCGCCCGGACGCACCGCTGGTCTTCAGCCCCTGGGTGGTGGAGCGCTATCCCCTGCACTGCGCCTACGGCAGCCGCCTCCCCGTAGCCCCGGAGCGCCTGGATGCCACGTTGCAAGGCCTGCGGGACAGCGGCGAACTGGAACTCCTGCTACAGAGCGAACAGCATCGCGCCGCGCTTCAGGATCACTGA
- a CDS encoding helix-turn-helix transcriptional regulator, protein MSVQVIMRDGQAEYAVLPWAEYQALLRAAGQATGEPATETARTALGQLKSLREAQGQSLEQLARAVGISPHYLGLIESGEREPDEAIKRGLARVLGVSGWESGS, encoded by the coding sequence ATGAGTGTGCAAGTGATCATGCGTGACGGCCAGGCGGAGTACGCGGTACTGCCCTGGGCGGAGTACCAGGCGCTATTGCGCGCCGCTGGCCAGGCCACCGGGGAGCCGGCCACCGAAACCGCCAGGACGGCGTTGGGGCAGCTGAAGTCGCTGCGCGAAGCCCAGGGGCAGAGCCTGGAACAACTGGCCCGCGCCGTGGGTATCAGCCCGCATTACCTGGGGCTGATCGAGTCGGGGGAGCGTGAACCCGACGAGGCCATCAAGCGTGGCCTGGCGCGCGTCCTCGGGGTGTCCGGTTGGGAGTCCGGCTCTTGA
- a CDS encoding sel1 repeat family protein, which produces MLWPLRARIGYQVARWLLRFPKVVAHPRAWQWMQGQYARMAALGDVQAQCFYGHLLLHRGHGFGAREEGIRLLRQAARAGDAKSAYQLGVLSLDGDARQAPDAAEAARWWGLAADAGHPLAARKLADLYRDGGPGLLPDAAASERAARRAAELGL; this is translated from the coding sequence ATGCTCTGGCCGCTACGGGCGCGGATTGGCTACCAGGTGGCGCGCTGGTTGCTGCGCTTCCCCAAAGTCGTGGCCCATCCCCGTGCCTGGCAGTGGATGCAGGGCCAGTACGCGCGCATGGCGGCCTTGGGCGACGTGCAGGCCCAGTGTTTCTATGGCCACCTGTTGCTGCACCGCGGGCATGGTTTCGGCGCGCGGGAGGAGGGCATCCGCCTGCTGCGCCAGGCGGCCCGGGCCGGTGACGCCAAATCCGCCTACCAACTGGGTGTGCTCAGCCTGGATGGTGATGCCCGGCAGGCGCCGGATGCGGCCGAGGCCGCGCGCTGGTGGGGCCTTGCCGCCGATGCCGGCCACCCCCTGGCCGCGCGCAAGCTGGCCGACCTCTATCGCGATGGTGGTCCCGGCCTTTTGCCGGATGCCGCGGCGTCCGAACGCGCCGCGAGACGGGCTGCCGAGCTGGGGCTCTGA